A single region of the Candidatus Kryptobacter tengchongensis genome encodes:
- a CDS encoding two-component system, OmpR family, alkaline phosphatase synthesis response regulator PhoP, producing the protein MAEKTIAIIEDDKDILELIALHAQKAGFKAKKFENAESFLRYLSTDIPDLLILDLMLPDIDGLEICKKLRSDPATSKLPIIILTAKIDEVDKIVGLELGADDYVTKPFSPRELMARVKAVLRRTSVGEQKSEIIKVGDMLTIDVNRMEVYVGNEKVDLTLTEFKILKCLAEKPGWVFSREQILNSVWGSSKFIFDRTIDVHIKKLRDKLGKAGKLIKSVRGLGYKIESE; encoded by the coding sequence ATGGCTGAAAAAACAATCGCAATAATTGAGGATGACAAAGATATACTTGAACTTATAGCATTACACGCACAAAAAGCTGGTTTCAAAGCGAAAAAATTTGAAAATGCTGAATCTTTTCTCAGATATCTTTCAACTGATATCCCTGACCTTTTAATTCTTGATTTGATGTTGCCTGATATTGACGGGCTTGAGATTTGTAAGAAATTGCGAAGTGATCCTGCTACATCAAAATTACCGATAATAATTTTAACTGCAAAAATTGATGAAGTGGACAAAATAGTTGGGCTTGAACTTGGAGCAGATGATTATGTGACCAAACCGTTTTCTCCCCGTGAGCTTATGGCAAGGGTGAAAGCAGTCTTAAGAAGAACATCGGTAGGGGAACAAAAATCTGAAATTATTAAAGTAGGTGATATGCTTACGATTGATGTAAACAGGATGGAAGTTTATGTTGGGAATGAAAAAGTTGATCTTACCTTGACTGAATTCAAGATACTCAAATGTCTTGCTGAAAAACCTGGATGGGTTTTCTCACGGGAGCAGATCCTTAACTCTGTGTGGGGAAGCAGTAAATTCATATTTGATCGGACGATTGATGTTCATATAAAAAAGTTAAGAGATAAACTTGGTAAAGCGGGAAAGTTAATCAAAAGTGTTCGCGGGCTTGGATATAAAATTGAATCTGAGTGA
- a CDS encoding Cytochrome oxidase Cu insertion factor, SCO1/SenC/PrrC family, with protein MGKIILVILLALGQTALAQDSSEINNLFPSEERYLYKDISDVKLVDSNGKITSLSKIWHEKPILLTLIFSRCAGICSPLISSLKFSVDKIKENKNFYIVVLSFDTADTQEDMKVLKEGFELGENENWIFGVFAEKDEIKKLSKEIGFWYKWVDSTGQYDHPGIVVGIRQGKIVRILVGGNITLVKLREVVQEIKGEFVPFYGTQRNVAFKCLNYDPETGNVKIGFGTVILFIPALLTLAVTLSIFYLTPKTKNKMEVKNASQF; from the coding sequence ATGGGCAAGATCATTTTAGTAATTTTACTGGCGCTGGGGCAAACCGCCCTGGCGCAGGATTCATCTGAAATAAATAATCTGTTTCCCTCAGAGGAAAGATACCTGTATAAAGACATATCAGATGTTAAACTTGTAGATTCCAACGGCAAAATTACTTCTTTATCAAAAATTTGGCATGAAAAACCTATTCTTCTCACCTTGATTTTCTCCCGCTGTGCTGGAATTTGCTCACCCCTTATTTCATCTTTGAAATTCTCAGTTGACAAAATAAAGGAAAATAAGAATTTTTATATCGTTGTTTTAAGCTTTGATACTGCTGATACACAAGAGGATATGAAAGTTTTAAAAGAGGGGTTTGAACTTGGTGAAAATGAAAATTGGATATTTGGGGTTTTTGCTGAAAAAGATGAAATTAAAAAATTATCAAAGGAGATAGGATTTTGGTATAAGTGGGTTGACTCAACAGGACAGTATGATCATCCAGGAATTGTTGTTGGAATAAGACAAGGCAAGATAGTAAGGATTTTAGTTGGGGGCAATATAACCCTTGTAAAACTGCGCGAGGTAGTTCAGGAAATTAAGGGCGAATTTGTGCCGTTCTATGGGACTCAGAGAAACGTTGCTTTCAAATGTTTAAATTACGACCCTGAAACCGGAAATGTAAAGATAGGATTTGGAACAGTTATATTATTTATCCCCGCTCTTTTAACACTTGCAGTAACTCTTTCAATTTTTTATCTAACCCCAAAAACAAAAAATAAAATGGAGGTTAAAAATGCTTCGCAATTCTAA
- a CDS encoding phosphate transport system permease protein, producing MYFRIIKSKAISVLLTFIALLSTIPFLLVLYFILKNGISVINWEFLTTLPKPVGEPGGGILNALVGTIILILIALFLSVPLGIMVGIYLSEHPEGKIAFFSRLVSEILQGVPSIVIGIIAYLWVVKPMGHFSALSGGVALGIMMLPLVIKSTEEILKLIPNEIKEASLALGVPYYRTILRVIIPAGLSGILTGILAGVARIAGETAPLLFTAFGNPFLNFNILKPISAMPLLIFTYAVSPYEDWWSKAWGASCILVIFVLSLNVITRLLSKR from the coding sequence ATGTATTTTAGAATAATCAAAAGCAAAGCAATTTCAGTTTTATTAACTTTTATTGCACTTTTATCCACCATACCTTTTCTGCTTGTTCTTTACTTTATTTTGAAAAATGGGATATCTGTTATCAATTGGGAGTTTTTAACAACTCTTCCTAAGCCTGTTGGTGAACCCGGGGGCGGGATTTTAAATGCACTGGTCGGGACGATAATTTTAATTTTGATCGCTTTATTTCTCTCTGTTCCTTTGGGCATTATGGTTGGAATTTATCTTTCTGAACACCCTGAAGGTAAAATTGCGTTTTTCTCGCGACTTGTATCGGAAATTTTACAAGGGGTTCCGTCAATTGTAATTGGAATAATTGCTTATCTCTGGGTTGTTAAGCCAATGGGGCATTTTTCAGCTTTATCTGGAGGGGTTGCACTTGGAATAATGATGTTACCGCTTGTTATAAAATCAACAGAGGAAATTTTAAAGTTAATCCCTAATGAAATAAAAGAAGCTTCGCTTGCGCTTGGTGTGCCTTATTATAGAACAATTTTGAGGGTTATAATTCCAGCTGGTTTAAGTGGTATTTTAACGGGGATACTTGCTGGGGTTGCAAGAATAGCTGGGGAGACAGCTCCTTTGCTTTTCACAGCATTCGGGAATCCATTTTTAAATTTCAATATACTTAAACCAATAAGTGCAATGCCACTTCTAATTTTTACCTACGCAGTGAGTCCTTATGAAGATTGGTGGTCAAAAGCATGGGGGGCATCTTGTATTTTGGTTATTTTTGTCTTATCTTTAAATGTGATAACGAGATTGTTAAGCAAAAGATGA
- a CDS encoding cytochrome c oxidase subunit 1 — translation MTEVAIKAEAIEIEAKVKKLTLIWTGLTFVLFPILGLLGFLMRFVQSNIFPAFPPEWFYSILTLHGVGMVGLWYVEGMTAVIYLLSKYVKPNTAVSWFSFALTLVGVALIIISTIGGKFGAGWYFLYPLPYKSAEIWSNWATDFYLIGLGILGIAWTVWVIDVLRAIAQRYSLNQALAWHYLAGKVEPETPPIILIVTVSCIAAITGFLAAVALLLLFLFDRVSGTPADPLLMKNLVFYFGHVLVNITMYLGVAILYEVLPQYTQRPWKTNKLVAFAWNTVLFLVLFAYFHHLYMDFVQPKAFQIIGQFASYFISVPAAVVTIFSALAMIYRTKVNWTLGSSLVFLGTMGWAVGGVAAVIDSSIAVNFRFHNTLWVPAHFHTYFLMGVVLMILGFIYHFSQEHSKIPDNSKLARLTLWLILIGGYGFLSMFYTGGALFVPRRYALYPSTFSAGVTIAQISIVFVSILTIGLLLYLIQTIRRWARSF, via the coding sequence ATGACAGAGGTAGCAATAAAAGCGGAAGCAATTGAGATAGAGGCGAAGGTGAAAAAATTAACTCTTATATGGACTGGGTTAACTTTTGTTCTATTCCCAATTCTTGGATTGCTTGGTTTTCTGATGCGGTTTGTTCAGAGCAATATCTTCCCAGCATTCCCACCAGAATGGTTTTATTCAATTTTAACTCTTCACGGCGTGGGGATGGTCGGATTGTGGTATGTTGAAGGGATGACAGCTGTTATATATCTTCTTTCAAAATATGTAAAGCCAAATACAGCTGTTTCTTGGTTTTCGTTTGCACTGACGCTTGTAGGTGTTGCGTTAATTATAATTTCAACAATCGGTGGCAAGTTTGGAGCCGGTTGGTATTTTCTTTATCCATTGCCTTACAAATCAGCCGAAATCTGGTCTAATTGGGCAACCGACTTTTATCTCATTGGGCTTGGAATTCTTGGAATTGCGTGGACTGTCTGGGTGATAGATGTTTTAAGAGCGATAGCTCAAAGATATTCACTTAATCAGGCGCTTGCATGGCATTATCTTGCTGGTAAAGTTGAACCGGAAACCCCACCAATTATTTTAATTGTCACAGTTTCGTGTATCGCTGCTATAACTGGATTTCTGGCAGCTGTTGCGTTGCTTTTACTGTTTTTATTTGATAGGGTTTCCGGCACACCAGCTGATCCGCTGCTTATGAAAAATCTTGTCTTTTACTTCGGGCATGTGCTTGTAAATATCACAATGTATCTTGGCGTCGCAATCCTTTATGAAGTATTGCCTCAATATACGCAGAGACCGTGGAAGACAAATAAACTTGTCGCCTTTGCCTGGAACACAGTTCTATTCCTTGTTCTTTTTGCTTACTTCCATCATTTGTATATGGATTTCGTTCAACCAAAAGCTTTCCAAATAATAGGTCAATTTGCTTCGTATTTTATTTCAGTTCCAGCTGCGGTGGTGACAATTTTCAGCGCTCTTGCAATGATTTACAGGACAAAGGTTAACTGGACGCTTGGATCTTCATTGGTATTTCTTGGGACTATGGGCTGGGCTGTTGGGGGAGTTGCAGCTGTGATTGATTCTTCAATTGCTGTTAATTTTAGGTTTCATAATACGCTCTGGGTCCCGGCACATTTTCATACATACTTCCTGATGGGGGTTGTGCTTATGATTCTTGGATTTATATATCACTTTTCACAGGAACATTCAAAAATTCCTGATAACTCAAAACTTGCAAGGTTAACCCTCTGGTTAATTTTAATAGGAGGTTACGGTTTCTTAAGCATGTTTTACACAGGTGGAGCACTGTTTGTCCCAAGAAGATATGCGCTTTATCCATCTACTTTTTCAGCCGGGGTGACAATAGCTCAAATAAGTATTGTTTTTGTCAGTATATTAACGATTGGCTTACTCTTATACCTAATTCAAACGATAAGAAGATGGGCAAGATCATTTTAG
- a CDS encoding cytochrome c oxidase subunit 2, which translates to MAVINLIAVLIFIIFSIVIFGVYAYFFNSTRRPAEGADYYKVVTKLRVPFFFLILLLLIAGLVLTLPKVPYPSSGQFPDAVVYVVGKQFSFAFDTQPIETEERWKERTEAEPVQVPSDKWIEFRVTSLDVNHGFSLYDENGKLLGQTQAMPGYVNRLFIKFDQPGFYTAYCMELCGNSHHAMKGIIEVVETRSFSSKIPN; encoded by the coding sequence ATGGCGGTGATAAATTTAATTGCCGTGCTAATTTTCATCATTTTTTCCATCGTTATTTTTGGGGTTTATGCATATTTTTTCAACTCAACCAGAAGACCAGCCGAGGGGGCGGATTATTACAAAGTTGTCACGAAACTTCGTGTTCCCTTCTTTTTTCTTATTTTGCTTTTATTGATCGCCGGGCTTGTGCTCACTCTCCCTAAAGTTCCTTATCCATCAAGTGGGCAATTTCCAGATGCAGTTGTTTATGTCGTCGGAAAACAGTTTTCATTTGCCTTTGATACTCAACCAATTGAAACTGAAGAAAGATGGAAAGAAAGAACAGAAGCCGAGCCAGTTCAGGTGCCTTCGGATAAATGGATTGAATTTAGAGTTACAAGTTTAGATGTAAATCACGGGTTCAGCCTCTATGATGAGAACGGAAAACTTCTCGGACAGACACAGGCAATGCCAGGATATGTCAATCGCTTGTTTATAAAATTTGATCAACCCGGATTTTACACTGCTTATTGTATGGAACTCTGTGGAAACTCACATCATGCGATGAAAGGTATAATTGAAGTTGTTGAAACGAGGAGTTTTAGTTCAAAAATTCCAAATTAA
- a CDS encoding phosphate ABC transporter ATP-binding protein, PhoT family (TC 3.A.1.7.1) — MIDIVLRTENLTASYDEHVVVKNVSLSIVRNSITAIMGPSGCGKTTLIRCFNRMHELSPKARVEGKVYLIENSYKREEIDIYSIDPMLVRRKIGMVFQRPNPFPTMTIYENVIAGYILNGIKLKKSEADEIVEETLKKVSLWDEVKDRLNKRGTFLSGGQQQRLCIARALAMKPDIILLDEPTSALDPVATMRIEELIEQLKDTVTIVIVTHNVGQAGRISDYVAFMYLGELIEYGPTDIVFTRPSHEKTEEFLAGKIG, encoded by the coding sequence ATGATTGATATAGTTTTGAGAACTGAAAATTTGACCGCTTCATACGATGAACATGTCGTTGTAAAAAATGTAAGTCTTTCCATAGTGAGGAATAGTATAACTGCGATCATGGGTCCTTCTGGATGCGGTAAAACCACACTTATTCGTTGCTTTAACCGAATGCATGAACTTTCACCTAAAGCAAGAGTTGAAGGGAAAGTTTATCTTATTGAAAATTCTTATAAGAGGGAAGAAATTGACATATATTCAATTGATCCAATGCTTGTGAGAAGAAAAATTGGAATGGTTTTTCAAAGACCTAATCCTTTCCCAACAATGACAATATATGAGAATGTGATAGCTGGATATATTCTAAATGGGATAAAACTTAAGAAAAGTGAAGCTGATGAAATAGTTGAAGAAACTTTGAAAAAGGTTTCGCTTTGGGATGAAGTGAAAGACCGACTCAATAAGAGGGGGACTTTTTTATCAGGTGGACAACAACAGCGTCTTTGCATCGCAAGAGCACTGGCAATGAAACCAGATATCATTCTACTTGATGAGCCAACCTCAGCGCTTGATCCAGTTGCAACAATGAGAATTGAGGAATTGATTGAGCAATTGAAAGATACCGTAACGATAGTTATAGTTACCCATAATGTCGGGCAAGCTGGAAGAATTTCAGATTATGTTGCATTTATGTATCTTGGGGAGTTAATTGAGTATGGTCCAACGGATATTGTATTTACAAGACCATCCCATGAGAAAACAGAGGAGTTTCTCGCAGGTAAAATTGGATAA
- a CDS encoding Cytochrome c, mono-and diheme variants — protein sequence MKIKLFSVLFILGVFIYGFTGNDQPNRPSKDVIEQGKKVFNYVCAPCHGKDGKGDGVVSSTIFVKPRNFTTGVYKFRSTESGNLPTDSDLYESISLGFHNTAMPSFTNLSPEDRFAVMEYIKTFSERFSNPNEYPLKIIEPANQIPLSPESVAKGREIYLRMKCWECHGVSGKGDGPAAKYGFKDDWGNKILIPDLTNPNEVKRATTVEEIYLVFTTGLNGSPMPSYKEVLTDEERWHLANYIYALIHGIALYDGKTIEQLKTP from the coding sequence ATGAAGATAAAGTTATTTTCAGTTCTGTTTATACTTGGGGTTTTCATATACGGCTTTACAGGAAATGATCAACCGAATAGACCCTCAAAAGATGTTATAGAGCAAGGTAAAAAAGTTTTTAATTACGTCTGTGCGCCATGCCACGGAAAGGACGGAAAAGGAGATGGGGTTGTAAGTTCTACAATTTTTGTTAAACCAAGGAATTTCACAACAGGTGTGTATAAGTTTAGATCAACTGAAAGTGGAAACCTGCCAACAGACTCGGATTTGTATGAATCAATCTCACTTGGCTTCCATAATACAGCGATGCCATCATTTACTAATCTTTCCCCAGAAGATAGATTTGCAGTGATGGAGTACATCAAAACATTTTCGGAAAGATTTTCAAACCCAAATGAATATCCTTTGAAAATAATTGAGCCTGCGAATCAAATACCACTTTCACCAGAGAGCGTAGCTAAAGGGAGAGAAATTTACCTCAGAATGAAATGCTGGGAATGCCATGGTGTAAGTGGCAAGGGCGATGGTCCCGCGGCAAAATATGGCTTTAAAGATGATTGGGGAAATAAGATATTGATTCCGGATTTAACAAACCCAAATGAAGTTAAAAGAGCTACAACAGTTGAGGAAATTTACCTTGTTTTCACAACTGGTTTAAATGGAAGCCCGATGCCTTCGTATAAAGAAGTTTTGACCGATGAAGAAAGGTGGCATCTTGCAAATTACATTTATGCACTTATTCATGGGATTGCACTTTACGATGGAAAGACAATTGAGCAGTTGAAAACACCGTAA
- a CDS encoding phosphate ABC transporter substrate-binding protein, PhoT family (TC 3.A.1.7.1), with the protein MDLKKIFTTLTLSFLLTSLLISQDRELLGAGATFPYVLYSKMFDDYYKKTGIKVNYQSIGSGGGIRQLKEKTVDFGASDAFLSEAQLREFDSPVIHIPICLGAVVITYNLPGNPELKLTPDVIADIYLGKIKKWNDPKLVSLNPDVKLPNMNITVIHRSDGSGTTFVFVDYLSKVSKEWETKVGRGTSVAWPVGLGGKGNEGVTGLVKQIPGSIGYVELIYAKQNKLPVALIKNKKGKFIKPELFSITSSAKVDIPSDTRVSVTDTDAEDGYPISSFTWILIYKEQNYKNRSLERAKQLVKLLWWMIHEGQAHTEPLDYAKLPPEVVKKAEALIKTITYNGKPVYKEVGIK; encoded by the coding sequence ATGGATTTGAAAAAAATCTTCACTACGCTTACCTTATCTTTCCTGCTAACATCTCTTCTAATTTCTCAAGACAGAGAGCTTCTTGGAGCGGGTGCTACATTTCCATATGTTCTCTATTCAAAAATGTTTGATGATTATTACAAAAAAACTGGGATAAAGGTTAATTATCAATCAATTGGTTCGGGCGGTGGAATAAGGCAGTTGAAGGAAAAAACCGTTGATTTTGGAGCTTCCGACGCTTTTCTTTCCGAGGCTCAACTTAGGGAGTTTGATTCACCAGTTATTCATATCCCAATTTGTCTTGGTGCTGTCGTGATAACCTATAATTTGCCTGGAAACCCAGAACTTAAATTAACTCCTGATGTCATAGCGGATATCTATCTTGGAAAAATTAAAAAATGGAATGATCCAAAGCTTGTATCTCTAAACCCTGATGTGAAATTGCCAAATATGAATATAACTGTAATTCATAGGTCTGATGGGAGCGGGACTACATTTGTTTTCGTTGATTATCTATCAAAAGTAAGTAAGGAGTGGGAAACCAAAGTTGGTCGTGGCACTTCAGTAGCATGGCCAGTTGGACTTGGTGGCAAAGGAAATGAAGGGGTTACAGGGCTTGTTAAACAAATCCCAGGGAGTATAGGATATGTTGAGTTAATCTATGCGAAACAAAATAAATTACCTGTAGCTTTGATTAAAAATAAAAAAGGAAAATTCATAAAACCAGAGTTATTTTCTATCACTTCTTCTGCGAAGGTAGATATTCCAAGTGACACAAGAGTATCAGTCACAGATACCGATGCCGAAGATGGCTATCCGATAAGTAGCTTCACTTGGATACTTATTTATAAAGAGCAAAATTATAAAAACAGATCTCTTGAGAGAGCTAAACAACTTGTAAAGCTTTTATGGTGGATGATACATGAAGGGCAAGCGCATACAGAGCCACTTGATTATGCGAAGTTACCACCTGAAGTCGTTAAAAAGGCAGAAGCTTTAATCAAAACGATAACATATAATGGCAAGCCAGTTTATAAAGAGGTGGGAATTAAATAA
- a CDS encoding two-component system, OmpR family, phosphate regulon sensor histidine kinase PhoR, with protein sequence MKNIKIYFFIFLILTVVLLFINPIIGIVCALLFGLWCLKNFINPLQKINDKIKNFSIFKKSSADEITLWETEREIDKLLFEYENLLKTLEEKEEKFKFFLESLPNAILLVDDNGKIKYYNGKFFDLFSKMGVLIQTAEKIGDGKFYWEIIRDFNLIEFIKYAVGYRGKWDNLKLSREIEIYGKTFNVSAFKGNDEEVFIIFDDISLAKELVEIKRELVENISHELKTPLSNIKGYIETLEEELKRIGKKFKQINEIIIYLDPVKRNTDRLIRIINDLLILSEVEYGVKFEEEKIDFKKILNGILKMYEKTLKDKKLSCELNISDELPEFYADPYRIEQMLFNLVDNAVKYTDKGGIKIRIEPYKQHSERKPNAIRIIVEDTGIGIPREHIPRIFERFYVVDKSRSRQSGGTGLGLSIVKHIVLMYNGKINVESKVGIGTRFEIVLPVKKQDKIKPKEIKI encoded by the coding sequence ATGAAAAACATCAAAATTTATTTTTTCATATTTTTGATTTTGACAGTTGTGTTGCTTTTTATCAACCCCATCATTGGTATTGTTTGCGCGCTTTTATTTGGGCTTTGGTGTTTGAAAAACTTTATTAACCCATTGCAAAAAATCAATGATAAAATAAAAAACTTTTCCATCTTTAAGAAGTCATCAGCCGATGAGATAACTCTATGGGAAACGGAGAGGGAAATTGATAAGTTGCTGTTTGAATATGAGAATCTTTTGAAAACTCTTGAAGAAAAAGAAGAAAAATTTAAGTTTTTTCTTGAATCTTTACCAAATGCCATTTTGCTTGTTGATGATAACGGAAAGATAAAGTATTACAATGGTAAGTTTTTTGATCTTTTTTCAAAGATGGGCGTGTTAATTCAGACTGCTGAGAAAATCGGGGATGGAAAGTTTTACTGGGAAATAATTCGTGATTTTAATTTGATTGAGTTCATTAAATATGCAGTTGGGTATAGGGGTAAGTGGGATAATTTGAAACTTTCACGAGAGATTGAAATTTATGGGAAAACTTTTAATGTTAGCGCATTTAAAGGCAATGATGAGGAAGTGTTTATAATTTTTGACGATATAAGTTTGGCTAAAGAACTTGTTGAGATAAAAAGGGAACTTGTAGAGAATATCTCACATGAGTTGAAAACCCCACTTTCAAATATAAAAGGCTATATTGAAACGCTTGAGGAAGAACTTAAAAGAATAGGGAAAAAGTTTAAACAAATTAATGAGATTATAATTTACCTTGACCCCGTGAAAAGAAATACAGATAGATTGATAAGAATTATAAATGACCTTTTGATACTTTCGGAGGTTGAATATGGAGTAAAATTTGAGGAAGAAAAAATTGATTTTAAAAAGATCCTCAATGGAATTTTAAAGATGTATGAGAAAACTTTGAAGGATAAAAAATTATCTTGTGAACTTAACATATCAGATGAGCTCCCTGAATTTTATGCTGACCCATATAGAATTGAGCAAATGCTTTTCAATCTCGTGGATAACGCTGTAAAATATACCGACAAAGGTGGTATAAAGATCAGGATTGAACCATATAAACAGCATTCTGAAAGAAAACCAAATGCAATAAGGATAATCGTTGAAGATACGGGAATAGGTATCCCAAGGGAGCATATTCCAAGAATATTTGAAAGATTTTATGTTGTGGATAAGTCAAGGTCAAGGCAAAGTGGGGGAACGGGACTTGGATTGTCAATTGTGAAGCATATTGTTTTGATGTACAATGGTAAAATAAATGTTGAAAGCAAGGTTGGCATTGGAACAAGGTTTGAAATTGTGCTCCCTGTTAAAAAGCAAGACAAAATTAAACCGAAAGAAATTAAAATTTGA
- a CDS encoding phosphate transport system permease protein — protein MASQFIKRWELNKDKIFNLILAVSAVILIILGVGFFLSLFNASLVSLKKFGLSFFTGVIWDPVQEKFGALPYIYGTLVTSFISLAISLPFSIAISIVLGEYFQKGFFAEILRYLTELIAGVPSVVLGFWGLFFLVPLVREFEIKIGVTPYGVGILTASIILAFMILPYSASIGKDAMRLVPNELKEAAYALGATRWEMIKKVMLPYARSGIIAGVILSLGRALGETMAVTMVIGNYHGIPENIFSPGNTIASVIANEFTEATSEVYLSSLMYLGMTLFIITTVVNLIGRFILKKLQH, from the coding sequence ATGGCAAGCCAGTTTATAAAGAGGTGGGAATTAAATAAAGATAAAATATTCAACTTAATTTTGGCTGTTTCAGCGGTTATTTTAATTATCCTTGGTGTTGGGTTTTTCTTGAGTTTATTTAACGCATCGCTTGTATCTTTGAAAAAATTTGGATTATCCTTTTTTACAGGTGTTATCTGGGATCCGGTTCAAGAGAAGTTTGGTGCATTGCCTTATATTTACGGAACGCTTGTGACATCTTTCATATCTCTTGCTATTTCTTTGCCATTTTCAATTGCGATAAGCATAGTCCTTGGTGAGTATTTTCAAAAAGGTTTTTTTGCTGAGATTTTAAGATATTTGACCGAGTTAATTGCTGGTGTCCCATCGGTTGTGCTTGGTTTTTGGGGGTTGTTTTTTCTTGTTCCATTGGTTCGGGAGTTTGAAATAAAAATTGGCGTTACTCCATATGGAGTTGGTATTTTAACAGCGTCAATAATTCTTGCTTTTATGATTTTACCTTATTCGGCTTCAATTGGGAAAGATGCGATGCGACTTGTCCCAAATGAGCTTAAAGAGGCAGCCTATGCACTTGGGGCAACACGCTGGGAAATGATAAAAAAAGTTATGCTTCCCTACGCAAGATCTGGAATAATTGCCGGGGTAATTTTATCACTTGGTCGCGCACTCGGTGAAACAATGGCTGTCACAATGGTAATCGGAAACTATCACGGGATTCCTGAGAATATATTTAGTCCCGGAAATACAATAGCAAGCGTCATAGCAAATGAATTTACAGAGGCAACCAGCGAGGTATATCTTTCAAGCTTGATGTATCTTGGCATGACCCTGTTTATAATAACTACGGTGGTAAATTTAATTGGCAGATTCATTTTGAAAAAATTACAACATTGA
- a CDS encoding phosphate transport system protein yields the protein MFYEKLNKLKEKIIEQGNLVESMIEKSIRGLLNKDRQLLLEVIQVDEPRSNENEIEIDEMCVNLIARFQPEARDLRTVIMILKMNNDLERIGDMAENIADSALFLIERPQVKPLIDLPKMAEETIRMLKDSIDAFIKNDSNLAKNVCERDDIVDAYRDQILRELITYMISDPTTIERAIHIERISRNLERIADLATNIGEDVVYIVEGKVIKHGRYKEAEGGA from the coding sequence ATGTTTTATGAAAAATTAAATAAACTTAAAGAAAAAATCATTGAACAGGGAAATCTTGTTGAAAGCATGATTGAGAAAAGCATCAGAGGGCTTTTAAACAAGGATAGACAGCTTCTTCTTGAAGTGATTCAAGTTGATGAGCCAAGATCCAACGAAAATGAAATTGAAATAGATGAAATGTGTGTTAATTTAATCGCAAGATTTCAACCGGAGGCTCGCGATTTGAGAACTGTTATAATGATTTTAAAAATGAATAACGATCTTGAGCGAATTGGAGATATGGCTGAAAATATAGCTGATAGTGCTCTTTTTCTGATTGAAAGACCGCAAGTTAAACCCTTGATTGATCTACCAAAGATGGCAGAAGAAACAATTAGGATGCTTAAAGATAGCATTGATGCCTTTATAAAAAATGATTCAAATCTTGCGAAAAACGTTTGTGAAAGGGACGATATAGTTGACGCTTACCGAGACCAGATTCTGCGGGAGTTAATTACATATATGATCTCTGACCCAACGACAATTGAAAGGGCAATTCATATTGAAAGGATATCAAGGAATCTTGAGAGAATTGCGGATCTTGCTACAAATATAGGAGAGGATGTCGTTTATATAGTTGAAGGAAAGGTTATAAAGCATGGCAGATATAAAGAGGCAGAAGGTGGAGCATAA